One genomic window of Arachis hypogaea cultivar Tifrunner chromosome 8, arahy.Tifrunner.gnm2.J5K5, whole genome shotgun sequence includes the following:
- the LOC112705119 gene encoding uncharacterized protein, which yields MEDSRGSGRRTWQDYARQRRQNMSEEQRQQHLARRRASYRESIRRGKQIDTSSGPTNMATPLQDITNIPPQQYYISDTHNNTGAGSSNIPNDSNMDEQLAITGRGIYTFRAQGSIYHSIGGFHPDQGTRPRFLQLYIYDTDHELQNRMLENTQLHETLVFKLQQLLHRYNPFLHVFRQLAQRSDVHECSLVIRERPANQPQYSLPTASQVAAIIVGDDVETMIRGRDIKVQTHAGTLRRIQEFVGYYDPLQYPLLFPFGTHGWDINTRSQSGGKVSCRTYNSYMLQIRPDDHSTVLQAGRLLQQYVVDNYVKIKIGKLRWVRNRQKKLRAKLYQGLQDALHTRETNAENVGRKRTILPSSFIGSRRDMTQRYEDGMAIVLKEGKPDIFLIMTCNPSWTEITLELNPVQTPQDRPDLTTRIFRAKFEQLKEDVITKGVLGKVKSYIYVTEFQKRGLPHVHMLLILENNDKLIDPEHYDSLVRAEIPSKEVEPHLHDAVLKHMIHGPCGTLDQSSPCMKNGKCKRNYPKEFAVETRRGDDSYPQYRRRFDTPVQINQNVTVDNRWVVPYNPWLLLKYDCHINVEICSSIKSIKYLYKYCYKGPDRVAMEVHNSSNVDEVQQFVDARWIAAPEACWRIFKFNLYRMYPSVERLQIHLPNQHQVSFYDHQTIPEILNDDYFSRTMLTEFFALNREEDQQSRHLLYREIPEYYTWHNKEKEWRRCKTQRRSIGRIYTVSPSEGEKFYLRILLSNVRGPISWDDLLIVNGIQYSSFKQSAQHRGLLESDSSIRESLTHENDNDNSIPRVIQEELSVEVPREDLCSITRLNNDQSKAFKCIMNTIDRRESGVFFVDGPGGSGKIFLYRAIIAELRNKGHIVLVTASSGIAATLLPGGRTAHSRFKIPINAEPSSICNISKQSDLAKLIRQTTAIIWDEAPMANKESVQSLDRTLRDILANDMPFGGKVMVMGGDFRQVLPVVPKGSKSQMISASIVKSQLWASTKILHLRQNMRSSNDHVFAEYLMRIGDGIEPTIHEDFVRIQANMAIPWEGETSLHKLIEEIFPNLQSHGWDASYMVERAILTPKNHDVQQLNDIIINQFPGEERNLVSFDEVEGDANNLYQQEYLNSVSTGGFPPHVLKFFKAQESIDKEMYEELLKIFSQHKKDSSNTDPYFGLPLKKKICR from the exons ACGAACAACTAGCTATAACAGGTCGTGGTATATATACATTTCGTGCTCAAGGCTCAATATATCACAGTATAGGAGGATTTCATCCGGATCAGGGCACGCGGCCACGGTTTTTGCAACTGTACATATATGATACTGATCACGAGTTGCAGAATAGGATGCTGGAGAACACACAACTACatgaaacattagttttcaagttACAACAATTGCTACACCGGTATAATCCTTTTCTCCATGTGTTTCGCCAGCTTGCACAACGGTCAGATGTACATGAGTGTAGTTTGGTCATTAGAGAGCGACCTGCTAATCAGCCACAATATAGTCTTCCAACTGCGTCGCAGGTAGCAGCCATAATTGTTGGTGATGACGTTGAAACAATGATTCGTGGGCGAGATATTAAGGTGCAAACTCATGCTGGTACCCTACGAAGGATTCAGGAATTCGTTGGCTATTACGATCCACTAcaatatcctcttctttttccatTTGGAACTCATGGATGGGATATCAATACCCGAAGTCAAAGTGGCGGCAAAGTATCGTGCCGAACATATAATAGTTATATGCTCCAG ATCCGCCCCGATGATCATTCCACCGTATTGCAAGCAGGACGACTACTACAACAATATGTTGTTGATAACTATGTGAAAATTAAAATCGGAAAGTTAAGATGGGTTCGAAATAGACAGAAGAAATTACGGGCTAAATTATACCAAGGTTTACAAGATGCTTTGCACACAAGAGAAACTAATGCAG AAAatgttggaagaaaaagaacaataTTACCATCGTCGTTCATTGGTAGCCGTCGCGACATGACCCAACGATATGAAGATGGAATGGCGATTGTTCTTAAAGAGGGAAAGCCAGATATTTTTCTCATAATGACATGCAATCCATCTTGGACTGAAATAACTTTAGAACTCAACCCAGTTCAAACTCCACAAGATCGTCCAGATCTAACAACAAGAATTTTTCGAGCCAAATTTGAACAGCTGAAAGAGGATGTAATTACTAAGGGTGTCTTGGGAAAGGTGAAGAGCTATATTTATGTCACTGAGTTTCAAAAAAGAGGGTTGCCACATGTACATATGTTGCTAATCTTAGAAAACAATGACAAGTTAATTGACCCGGAGCATTATGATAGTTTGGTACGTGCAGAGATACCATCTAAAGAAGTAGAACCACACCTACATGATGCTGTGCTAAAACATATGATTCATGGTCCTTGCGGTACACTTGATCAATCTTCACCGTGCATGAAAAATGGCAAATGTAAACGCAACTACCCAAAAGAGTTCGCAGTAGAAACACGAAGAGGTGACGACTCATATCCGCAATATAGGCGACGATTCGACACTCCAGTACAAATTAACCAAAATGTCACGGTTGACAATAGATGGGTAGTTCCGTACAACCCTTGGCTACTACTAAAGTATGATTGCCATATTAATGTTGAGATATGTAGTAGCATCAAGAGTATAAAGTATCTCTACAAATATTGCTACAAGGGTCCAGACCGGGTTGCAATGGAAGTTCACAACAGTTCTAATGTTGACGAGGTCCAACAGTTTGTTGATGCAAGATGGATTGCTGCTCCAGAGGCATGTTggagaatatttaaatttaaccTTTACCGAATGTATCCATCAGTGGAAAGGTTACAAATTCATTTGCCAAATCAACATCAAGTGAGCTTTTATGATCACCAAACCATTCCTGAAATACTTAATGATGATTATTTCTCTAGAACAATGCTCACTGAGTTCTTTGCTCTAAATCGTGAGGAGGACCAACAATCTAGGCATCTTTTGTACAGGGAAATTCCAGAGTATTACACTTGGCACAACAAGGAAAAGGAATGGCGTCGGTGCAAGACACAGAGGAGATCCATCGGTAGAATTTATACTGTATCACCTTCAGAAGGAGAAAAGTTCTATTTGCGTATTCTGTTATCTAATGTCAGAGGACCAATCAGTTGGGATGACTTGCTAATAGTGAATGGGATCCAATATTCGTCCTTCAAGCAATCTGCTCAACATCGAGGATTGTTAGAGAGTGACAGTAGCATCCGTGAAT CTTTAACTCATGAAAATGACAATGACAACTCGATACCCAGAGTTATCCAAGAAGAACTGTCTGTCGAAGTACCCCGGGAAGACCTGTGTTCCATAACAAGATTGAACAATGACCAGTCTAAAGCTTTCAAGTGCATTATGAATACAATTGATCGAAGAGAAAGTGGAGTGTTCTTTGTTGATGGGCCAGGAGGATCAGGCAAAATATTTCTTTACAGAGCTATAATTGCAGAATTGAGAAATAAGGGTCATATTGTCTTGGTAACTGCATCATCAGGAATAGCCGCAACATTATTGCCTGGGGGTCGAACAGCTCATTCTAGGTTTAAGATCCCAATTAATGCAGAACCATCATCCATTTGCAACATAAGCAAACAATCAGATCTTGCAAAGCTGATTAGACAAACAACGGCAATCATCTGGGATGAAGCACCTATGGCAAATAAAGAATCGGTGCAATCATTAGACCGCACTCTGAGAGATATATTAGCAAACGATATGCCATTTGGAGGAAAAGTGATGGTGATGGGAGGAGATTTCCGCCAAGTACTGCCTGTGGTACCGAAAGGTAGTAAGTCACAAATGATTTCAGCTTCTATAGTTAAGTCTCAATTATGGGCTTCCACTAAAATTCTCCATTTGCGACAAAATATGCGATCTTCTAATGATCATGTTTTTGCTGAGTACCTTATGCGCATTGGTGATGGAATTGAACCCACCATACATGAAGACTTTGTACGGATACAAGCAAATATGGCAATTCCGTGGGAGGGTGAAACATCGTTACACAAGTTAATAGAAGAAATATTTCCAAACTTACAATCTCATGGGTGGGACGCTTCTTACATGGTAGAAAGGGCAATATTGACGCCAAAAAATCATGATGTGCAACAGCTTAATGATATAATTATCAACCAGTTTCCAGGAGAAGAACGAAATTTAGTCTCATTTGATGAAGTAGAAGGAGATGCTAATAATTTATATCAACAAGAATATCTTAACTCAGTTTCTACAGGCGGGTTTCCACCTCATGTGTTGAAG TTCTTCAAGGCTCAAGAATCTATTGATAAGGAGATGTATGAGGAATTGCTAAAGATTTTTTCTCA GCACAAGAAAGATTCTTCAAATACAGATCCGTACTTTGGTTTACCACTTAAAAAAAAG ATTTGTAGATAG
- the LOC112705121 gene encoding uncharacterized protein produces the protein MCCNGGKVSLPRVNAPQELLEIFLDPSAEGNHFRKHIRGYNHVFSFTSCGVHIDEQLAITGHGIYTFRAQGSIYHSIGGFHPDQGTRPRFLQLYIYDTDHELQNRMLKNTQLHKTLVFKLQQLLHRYNPFLHVFRQLAQRSDVHECSLVIRERPANQPQYSLPTASQVAAIIVDDDVETIIRGRDIKVQTHAGSLRRIQEFVGYYDPLQYPLLFPFGTHGWDINTRSQSGGKVSCRTYNSYMLQIRTDDHSTVLQAGRLLQQYVVDNYVKIEIGKLRWVRNRQKKLRAELYQGLQDALHTGETNAENVGRKRTILPSSFIGSRRDMTQRYEDGMAIVLKEGKPDIFLTMTCNPSWTEITSELNPVQTPQDRPDLTTRIFRAKFEQLKEDVITKGVLGKVKSYIYVTEFQKRGLPHVHILLILENNDKLIDPEHYDSLVRAEIPSKEVEPHLHDAVLKHMIHGPCGTLDQSSPCMKNGKCKRNYPKEFAAETRRGDDSYPQYRRRFDTPVQINQNVTVDNRWVVPYNPWLLLKYDFHINVEICSSIKSIKYLYKYCYKGPDRVAMEVHNSSNVDEVQQFVDARWIAAPEACWRIFKFNLYRMYPSVERGPISWDDLLTVNGIQYSSFKQSAQHRGLLESDSSIRECLVEASVLRLPCALRRLFATILIFFEPTDVRSLWDEFFSYMVDDYPSTSTTTALVFTNRLLRDINDILLQHGKQITQYDLPALTHENDNDNSIHRVIQEELSVEVPREDLCSVTRLNNDQSKAFKCIMNTIDRRESGVFFVDGPGGSGKTFLYRAIIAELRNKGHIVLVTASSGIAATLLPGGRTAHSRFKIPINAEPSSICNISKQSDLAKLIRQTTAIIWDEAPMANKESVQSLDRTLRDILANDMPFGGKVMVMGGDFRQVMPVVPKGSKSQMISASIVKSQLWASTKILHLRQNMRSSNDHVFAEYLMRIGDGIEPTIHEDFVRIQANMAIPWEGETSLHKLIEEIFPNLQSHGWDASYMVERAILTPKNHDVQQLNDIIINQFPGEERNLVSFDEVEGDANNLYQQEYLNSVSTGGLPPHVLKFFKAQESIDKEMYEELLKIFSWHKKDSSNTDPYFGLPLKKKDL, from the exons ATGTGCTGTAATGGGGGAAAAGTCTCTCTTCCCCGAGTAAATGCTCCTCAGGAATTGCTTGAAATCTTCTTGGACCCCTCTGCAGAAggaaaccattttagaaaacatatTCGTGGATACAATCATGTATTTTCCTTCACTTCGTGTGGTGTGCACATAGACGAACAACTGGCTATAACAGGTCATGGTATATATACATTTCGTGCTCAAGGCTCAATATATCACAGTATAGGAGGATTTCATCCGGATCAGGGCACGCGGCCACGGTTTTTGCAACTGTACATATATGATACTGATCACGAGTTGCAGAATAGGATGCTGAAGAACACACAACTAcataaaacattagttttcaagttACAACAATTGCTACACCGGTATAATCCTTTTCTCCATGTGTTTCGCCAGCTTGCACAACGGTCAGATGTACATGAGTGTAGTTTGGTCATTAGAGAGCGACCTGCTAATCAGCCACAATATAGTCTTCCAACTGCGTCGCAGGTAGCAGCCATAATTGTTGATGATGACGTTGAAACAATAATTCGTGGGCGAGATATTAAGGTGCAAACTCATGCTGGTAGCCTACGAAGGATTCAGGAATTCGTTGGCTATTACGATCCACTAcaatatcctcttctttttccatTTGGAACTCATGGATGGGATATCAATACCCGAAGTCAAAGTGGCGGCAAAGTATCGTGCCGAACATATAATAGTTATATGCTCCAG ATCCGCACCGATGATCATTCCACCGTATTGCAAGCAGGACGACTACTACAACAATATGTTGTTGATAACTATGTGAAAATTGAAATCGGAAAGTTAAGATGGGTTCGAAATAGACAGAAGAAATTACGGGCTGAATTATACCAAGGTTTACAAGATGCTTTGCACACAGGAGAAACTAATGCAG AAAatgttggaagaaaaagaacaataTTACCATCGTCGTTCATTGGTAGCCGTCGCGACATGACCCAACGATATGAAGATGGAATGGCGATTGTTCTTAAAGAGGGAAAGCCAGATATTTTTCTCACAATGACATGCAATCCATCTTGGACTGAAATAACTTCAGAACTCAACCCAGTTCAAACTCCACAAGATCGTCCAGATCTAACAACAAGAATTTTTCGAGCCAAATTTGAACAGCTGAAAGAGGATGTAATTACTAAGGGTGTCTTGGGAAAGGTGAAGAGCTATATTTATGTCACTGAGTTTCAAAAAAGAGGGTTGCCACATGTACATATATTGCTAATCTTAGAAAACAATGACAAGTTAATTGACCCGGAGCATTATGATAGTTTGGTACGTGCAGAGATACCATCTAAAGAAGTAGAACCACACCTACATGATGCTGTGCTAAAACATATGATTCATGGTCCTTGTGGTACACTTGATCAATCTTCACCCTGCATGAAAAATGGCAAATGTAAACGCAACTACCCAAAAGAGTTCGCAGCAGAAACACGAAGAGGTGACGACTCATATCCGCAATATAGGCGACGATTCGACACTCCAGTACAAATTAACCAAAATGTCACGGTTGACAATAGATGGGTAGTTCCGTACAACCCTTGGCTACTACTAAAGTATGATTTCCATATTAATGTTGAGATATGTAGTAGCATCAAGAGTATAAAGTATCTCTACAAATATTGCTACAAGGGTCCAGACCGGGTTGCAATGGAAGTTCACAACAGTTCTAATGTTGACGAGGTCCAACAGTTTGTTGATGCAAGATGGATTGCTGCTCCAGAGGCATGTTggagaatatttaaatttaaccTTTACCGAATGTATCCATCAGTGGAAAG AGGACCAATCAGTTGGGATGACTTGCTAACAGTGAATGGGATCCAATATTCGTCCTTCAAGCAATCTGCTCAACATCGAGGATTGTTAGAGAGTGACAGTAGCATCCGTGAATGTTTGGTTGAGGCATCTGTTTTACGATTGCCATGTGCTTTGCgaaggttgtttgcaaccatcttaaTATTTTTTGAGCCTACAGATGTAAGAAGCTTATGGGatgaatttttttcatatatgGTGGATGATTATCCGTCAACCAGCACCACAACAGCCTTAGTGTTCACAAATCGGCTACTCAGGGATATAAATGATATACTCCTTCAGCACGGAAAACAGATTACACAATACGATTTGCCAGCTTTAACTCATGAAAATGACAATGACAACTCGATACACAGAGTTATCCAAGAAGAACTGTCTGTCGAAGTACCCCGGGAAGACCTGTGTTCCGTAACAAGATTGAACAATGACCAGTCTAAAGCTTTCAAGTGCATTATGAATACAATTGATCGAAGAGAAAGTGGAGTGTTCTTTGTTGATGGGCCAGGAGGATCAGGCAAAACATTTCTTTACAGAGCTATAATTGCAGAATTGAGAAATAAGGGTCATATTGTCTTGGTAACTGCATCATCAGGAATAGCCGCAACATTATTGCCTGGGGGTCGAACAGCTCATTCTAGGTTTAAGATCCCAATTAATGCAGAACCATCATCCATTTGCAACATAAGCAAACAATCAGATCTTGCAAAGCTGATTAGACAAACAACGGCAATCATCTGGGATGAAGCACCTATGGCAAATAAAGAATCGGTGCAATCATTAGACCGCACTCTGAGAGATATATTAGCAAACGATATGCCATTTGGAGGAAAAGTGATGGTGATGGGAGGAGATTTCCGCCAAGTAATGCCTGTGGTACCGAAAGGTAGTAAGTCACAAATGATTTCAGCTTCTATAGTTAAGTCTCAATTATGGGCTTCCACTAAAATTCTCCATTTGCGACAAAATATGCGATCTTCTAATGATCATGTTTTTGCTGAGTACCTTATGCGCATTGGTGATGGAATTGAACCCACCATACATGAAGACTTTGTACGGATACAAGCAAATATGGCAATTCCGTGGGAGGGTGAAACATCGTTACACAAGTTAATAGAAGAAATATTTCCAAACTTACAATCTCATGGGTGGGACGCTTCTTACATGGTAGAAAGGGCAATATTGACGCCAAAAAATCATGATGTGCAACAGCTTAATGATATAATTATCAACCAGTTTCCAGGAGAAGAACGAAATTTAGTCTCATTTGATGAAGTAGAAGGAGATGCTAATAATTTATATCAACAAGAATATCTTAACTCAGTTTCTACAGGCGGGTTGCCACCTCATGTGTTGAAG TTCTTCAAGGCTCAAGAATCTATTGATAAGGAGATGTATGAGGAATTGCTAAAGATTTTTTCTTG GCACAAGAAAGATTCTTCAAATACAGATCCGTACTTTGGTTTACCACTTAAAAAAAAAG ATTTGTAG